ACATTTATCTCACTCTTAGATTGTCCTCAATCCAAGCCCTTGacaaatttccccaaatctTACAACATGAACCCAAGTTTGGGAAAAGTCCTAAATCGAAATTCACATTTTCGCACCTTAACATGAAATAGGGAGTTTCTACTTGGCCATGATGTTTAAATGACATAAATGGACGAAAATACCTTTGATCCCGTGAAATAAATTGACTACAATTGTGAAACTATAAGGGCACAATTGACTGAATTGAAAATACAGGgaccaaaagtgaaaaagaggCAAAATACAGagaccaaaagtgacttttgaCCAAGAATAAATGGTCACACACTACAATGGCCTAATAAACCAAATTAGTTGTGGATTTTTATCCCAAAACGTCTCGGAGTAAATGGTACTTCTCCAAAATGGGATCATAGGATCATATAGCTACTCTCGCATCCATAACTTGTATCAAGCCACACAACTCCAACCATTTGAGATTACTTGCTTCCATAATCCATTTGTGTGATTATCACATCCATACAAATAATGAAGGTGAATCTGTTTTTAACCCATGACTAGCCCTAGAGGAAGTGAGATGGGGAACAACAAAACATAGAGACCAGAAAAATGTCAGTTTGATTATGGCGTATGTATGTACTTGAACTTCTGTAGGTTTTTGTGTCCTCAACAATCATGCAACATTGAAATAAACAGTCTCAACAACAGCCCTACCATATTTAATGTATGTGGGCTTGTTTTTCAACAGAGTTTGTGTTCTCAAGgtattcctttttatttatttatttataaattttcaaggTGAGCTTGAGACTCAAATTACATGAACTGTTCATCTTTGCAAGTAATGATTGATGTTCGGGATAAGATGTTGTACGATAAACATGAATTAACATGTCAAGCACCATGATTGCCATTATGATTTGTGTTTGGTCATCCATATATGCAATTTGAAAatgactatttttttttttttttaaagagtatTGCGCTTcctatttgtaattttgttcttAACTTGATCATGAATTGGTCATGATTTGTTAGGGAAATCTATTAACCAAATAACTTGATCATAAATTTGATTCAAATTtaggtttatttattattaaccACTAACAAATAAGATATTGACCTGTACGCATAATTTGATGAACATATCCAAACTCTACTGTTTGTGcaaaacttttgttttttaaattgtgtAGATTTATAGACAAATTATTGTCCGGTACTAGAATTTCGACAAATGATTCTACTAATTCATGCATTATAATATGAGTGAATGACAAGTTTTTGTAGTTTATGATATaatattaacaaaaacatatgtattaaaacattaaaataaatttaaaattttctaattgATTATATTATGAacatacaaaacaaataataataataataaaatgaatttATGCAACGTATATGTCAAATATCTTTTCACACAACATTGCACGGCTTGTCATGTCTATTTGTATGGAACAATATTGTCACATCTTATATCTAATGCACAACAATCTTCCACATGCATTTGGATCTATTTATATGTCCCGAATGGAGAAATTGGCTTTTCAGAAACACAAAATTGCAATTTGAGAAGCTCTATAGTGATTATCAGATTCCAATTGTTGAATTACTTTGTAGAGTATAGGCCTAGAAAAGATGTGTgcatttttacttttatttttcaaataaggGCAGACTTACTAGAGGACTGACTCAACATATACAAATGTACAAAATGTAAACTTATATTACACGCTAACTATTATGGGCTTGTTTGGAAGTGATTCTAAATAGGTCAAACAACACTTTTATGGAGAATCACTTCTCAATATAATCATTGGAAGTGGTTTCAAGTGACttcaagtgattttatggAGAAACACATGAGAGGTGCTTCTATCCAGAATAATTTAAAATCACTTAGGGCCTGTTTGGAAATGCTTTTGGAAGGGCCAAAAGCGCTTTCTGATAACGAAAAATGCTTCTGACAGCTTTTGGCATAAAAGTTTAGAAGCGCTTCTGGGTCATAGAAGCGCCTCATGGAGAAGCACCTCTTATGTGCTTCTTCAGGAagcactttaattttttatgaaaattctaaatttttataataaaagtgCTTTTGTTAGAAGCGCTTATGAGCAAAAGTATTTCTTAGAGAAGCAGTCACAAACGAGTCCTTAAAATGATTATATAGAGAAGCACATGAGAGGTGCTTCTTTCCAAAAGTGATTATGGCATATCCAAAATCACTCCCAAATGAAGTAAATAAGATTCACCCTTTTCTATAAGGTATAGATTCATAACAACCACTAGTTTGTACTACACCACAACACTAAAAAAGCTTTTTTCATCTTAATAGTTGcaacatttaaaaagaaaatgaaaaattgtttcTCGCACACTATGTATGGTCTTCACAAGagtatgtatattttttaccCATAATGATAAATTGCTCAGTTGACTCAATATCTATGGTCGCTTCCACACCCCAGAGACAATTGGGAAAGAACAACTcattaagaaacaaaatgaaaagggGGACAATTGGCATTTGGAATTAGATAGATTGTTGACATTGATTTGCAGATGGTTTGACACAAAGGTTTGCATTTGGAATTTTGGGGTTTGGACCACAGAAGATTTTGAAAGCAACCACATATGGAAGATGGAAAAATGATGCTAAAAGGCACGAGAATGTCCACCTCACTGGGCTTTCATCTGTGTGAAGTCCACGTGAAGATGGCCCTTAGAAGGCCTATTTAGAGCAGCATTTATTTGACAATTTAGAATGTCTTTTCTGACTTAGATTAGAGGAAGATTGCCTGCATCATTCACACTTGGTAGGAACACAAGTAGTTTTCTTTGTGCTAGTTCTAAAACATGTCTGCAAACGGGTCCATAGCTCAGTGATATGAGCATTTACTTGCATATCAATGACCTCAGATTCGAACTCTAATGACACCTCCCCTCCCCTCCCCTTccaaacttcaacaaaaaaaataaaagttgtaAATCAGGTCTACAACAGTTCCTATAGAAACCATATAAGATACTGGGTCTAAACCCTACTGTAGGCTGTGAATTGCAAGCACAAATTCAAAGATATAACTTGTCTCATCAATGATTCAAAAAACAGCCTGACAACATAACATGTCTACTAAAAAATGAATTGCTCTAACTCTACCATCCAATTACAAAACACCGTCTGCCACAAAAACGTACAAGTGCCTAATTCAAGTCGGGGCCGCCCCCCTGGTGGTTGGGGGCCCACCTGAGAGGCCATTTTCCAAACCAAATTCTTGAATGAAATAACTCATAACCCCAATCCAAAAGGCATGTAAGTCTAAGAGCACTTGTAAAAATGTCTCCATCATAAGCATACCACAGAATAAGGTGAATCATAAACTGCTTTGCTGcagtaaattcaaattttactAATGGAAATAACATAAATGCAACATTGAAAGTGATTTTCAAAGAGCAAAGAAACAAGGCCTACACAATGAAAGGTGCAATGCACGAGCTGCACAAAATCTGAAGGCCATACTGAAGGTGATAGCAAGCAACAACCAAGACATGACCATTAAATATTTGGATAACATAACCCTATATGGTGTGGATATTATGAGGTTGTTGACGGATGGAACATTATAGTCCAGAACCAGCTCATTGGGAAAATTCTATGATCCTTAATTTTCAATATGCTAGTTGGCTAAAGCAGATGTGTTCCCCACTATGCATTCGAGTTCGAATCCCCCTCCGTGTTGTTTAGATTAGTTTAAATTAGAATAacacttgtattaaaaaaaaaaaaaattgcacaaCTACAAATGCAACATCAATCTAACATGCACAAATGCACTCTGCATTGGTTtagaaagagaggaaaaagagaaaagggcTGATAATTGTTTCTGAAGAATTTCTaaaacaattcaaattacTTTTCATCCCTTTACCTTGGAAATTTTGAGATCACGAAAAACAATGAACCAAACAAATCTTTAAGTGCAGCTTGTGAATCTAAAAGTGAGTTCATTTTATGTCAGAGGTCAGCGTTGAAGCCCGTACCTCAACACATGGAAGCATGTAAGCAAAGGCTTGTGGAAATATTTTTCCCCAACAGCTAGAAGACAGCACATGACTTTGGCTCCACATACTTTTCTTTCAGTTACCCCCAACAGTCCTTTTGGGTAAATTAGCAAGAACACAGGGCTGGTACATCGGACGGTCAGATGTTGTCCAGCTGACGGGCCCACTTGATGGTGACCACTGACCATCCTGATTACGACCCACTTTTCTGTAGCTCAAAATAGGCCTTAATGATGCTGGGCCCAGTTCAAAAACAGGAAGACAACTATAGTCAAGTCTAGGGCCCGAAAAGGACCCAACATGCTAAAAGTCAAGGACCAATGGGGTGTAGGGTACTATATAATCTGTGGTTAAAAATTTCCCATCAGGGTGGAGCCCACTGAGAATAAGGAGCCTGCTGGACTTGATGATGTTTTTAGGTGGGCCTAATCAATACATTATTAGTATCTTTTGATTGTACAAAGAAAGGCAGGCTGTTGTCCAGCTGCCTACCGTATGTCTGGTCTGTCAAGCTGTTGAGTGGAGGACATGGGGCCCATTTTGATGCGTTTGTCATTTCAGAGCTCAGTTTGGTATGGAGCCTTCCAACGTTGCCAATTTCAGCTGGGCTGGATGCTCTAGCAATGTCTGAAAGCCCTAACAATACACATCAAAGTTTGGGTCTAACAACTAAAGCCCAAATCATTAATCATGGTAGCCCTCTAAAATATCACATAGGCTATTTCAACCTAGAACCTAGAATTACAAGCACAGAGTTTTCTCTGCATTACATGAGAAAATCTTAGGTGCAACCGGTGATAGAGAAGTTTTTCTCGCATTACAGGGCCTAGAGTTGTGGGGTGGttaaaagaggaagaaaggtACATTTACAATAGATATAAGTTCAACATTTAGCTGAACACAAAACTTAGAAGTTTAAACATTCACTAATATGGCAGCAAGGATAGCAACGGTGCATGATTTGACACTAGGGTGTCCTATGAACTAGGAGTGTTGGAAGCCAGGTTCTGCGGTCATTTTCTTCACACACAGAAATGTGTTGTGTACCATTTTTTAGATGCAAAGATTGACCATAAAAGATTCTACATCTGTGACTACACCTTAGCATGAAGCATTTTGTATAGAACACTCACTCTATTAGGGTAGATAATGAATGGATGAACATGGATATACTTTTAAAGCCATTATACATTAAATGACATATCTGAACCTGGGTCATGATTAAAGTACTCAAGACAATTGAATTAACAACTATACCATTAATCCCGAAAATAAAGGTACAATCTACTTTGatcgaagaaaaaaaaagggtacaaTCTACAAGGATTTCTCATATCTATCAGTCACAAGGAATACTTCAGATATCAAAACAACAAAGGGGTATGGCTGTTCACTGAATCATTCTACCGTTTGAGCTCTAGATTGACTATTCCCCTGAGCTAGAATTCATCTTTTAGTAATACAGATAACAAACATGGAAAACGAACTTACAATGAATGGCTTTTATATAACTGTCAGGCAGTGAGCAATCAAAATATATTCACAGCATGTTCCTCACTAGTCAAAGAGTTGAAAGCAGCTATTGTAATCCTGCAAATTAGGATTTTTTATCAGCATTCGATAACGATAAGTCACTGAGGGAGGCAAAAGAAGCAACTACCGACCACAAATGTTGCCTCCAGATAAActgatgaagaaagaaaatagaaggcttaacaaaatcaatttcaaGATGTTGAGTATCTTTTGGTGCTTATGGCACAAACAAAACAGTAGAGCTTTTTGAAGGGGTAGAACATTCCTAAAGGAGCACCAATTTTTAGATGGCGCTTTTGAGTGGACAAagaaaactctctctctctctctctctctctctctctctctctctctctctctctctctctctctcgtaaGAGCATAGCTGTGTGTGATGTCCTCATTGAcattatttaagaaaacccTTCTTatctttgaaaaataaattcctcCCATGAacaatgaaatataaataatttcaCCAACTGAAGAAAGTTAGATGCAAAATGAAAGCAAGTGTGCATCGAGTTTTCAGTGAACTTTGCATACTGCTTATAGAAAATTATCcacaatttcatcaataagCAAGTATTCTCCTTTATTTGATGTAAATCagattattaaaatatttgattcAGGCTCTTGAAAGACAACCTATTGTAAAGAGGTGTTTATTACAATTTGATCGATAACAAGGAATCCTGTGTGTTGAATAAGACATATTCACTAATGGGTGGATATCACATTTCAGAAGCTTAAtgtcctttcttttttgtccaGGGAGATGATTCTTGGTAGAAGTCAATACATTCAAGTAAAAGACAATGAAACTGGATACCATGGTTGCGGGGTCATCAAGAAATCTTAAACACATCACCACTATATAAAGAGCAACTTGTAAAAGTAATCCATATCATGATAAAAGAAATAGAGAAAACCCAGTTGAGAAATTTTTGCAAGCTAATATAAACAAAGGAATAAGTTAATCCTTCATGTTATCAGGTGCTAAACTATCTCAAATAAGTGAAAGATATGGGATTTAGGAATATTATTCAAACTAGATTACAAAGCATTGGTTCTAGAATTCTAGAAAAGAGGCACGAAGGTCAAATTCTTCAGATCTGGACCTCGGAAATAATATTCCAGAGATGGCAAGTCTATACCCAAACAGCAAGAAACACTTAATTAGAAATAATGAAATAACAGATAAAGCAAATAGCAAAATTCATTCCACTACAGAAGATAACAAAGACCTGTCTATTTATACAGTAAAGAACAAACCTGACAATGATGATAGCGAGGAGAGAAAAGTAAAAACCAAGTTTGACAAGCCGGCACTTCTTCTCAGTATTAAGAACCCTGAAGACTTCAGTGACATCAATAAGATGCTGCTGTTTTACAAACCTGAATTATAGGAACAGGATGGTTATGCAGTCAGGAATGCAATTTCAACCCAGCCCCAACACAAACGTACCAACACTCCAAGACATGCATATGTATGGGCACACATGTAATATGATGAACTATAAGCCAAAACAAAAGCGAATTTGTAGTGGGTCAATCAATTATTTCCATTCTTTCGTGTTTGACCACTCATTTTAACTACAACAGCAGATCAAAAGTTATAATCATCACAagaccaaaaaccaaaaaccgtCCCAAGTTGTCACTGCTAATAGCATGTAGCAGAAGAGATGTTTCCCGAATATATTTTAGTGTGTATATGCGAATACACATACAAAAATTCCTACTATTAGGACAGGAAATCAGTGGAGAGGAACAATGATAATGGCTTTGGCTTTTTTGTTATcattttgtgaaattaaaTACATCAATACAATCAAAATTTCCAGATATGAGGTCAATGAATTTTAAAGGAAAGAGCAAAGGCTATAGAGTTTCATTCATTCTTCTAAATGGTCATCCACAGATCACATCATGCCGATGTGAAGAGGGCagataatgaaaataaataggCAAGTTAAAAGTAACAGAAGTCCTTCTGGTCACCATCCCTGTGCTCTTTCCAAAAGAACTTTAAAATATAACAGTGACTTTATTGATGGAAAATAGTGTCAAATAAAGTATGTCAAATCAGCTGATTACtgaattcaaaagaaaaagcaatgcAGTTCAACCACATTCTCAAAGGCATAATATTGCAATGGTTGGTTACTATTTAGGACAGAAGTTGTTACCTTTAAATTCGATCATAGAAGTATTCTATGTTTTAGTCTATAGTTGCACACTACTTCTAGTTTTAAACACCTTAGCTTCTCATAAGCAAGATAGGCTTAGTGAATGGATCCTCATAAGCCTAGTAAGGCTATTTGTCACAATTTCAAAATGGAAGAATTCCAATCATGTTCAAAAAGTTAACTAGATCTTGATTATCGTTCCCATGTGCATTCATATGAGTTAACCACATTGTATCAGAAGCATTATATTGAGAAATAGCATTGCATAATTTTAACAATCTATTGCAATCATTTGCATATTTAAATGAGAAGTAACACTTACAACATCACAATATAGCAAGTAATGGGGACTGTAATCAGGAACATGAACCAATGCTGTGTCACGAGGAAAAGCGAACAGAAGACTATATGCACTACAAACTCAGGGACAACCAATTGATTGATGCGAGATGATAATTCGTAAGGGTTGATATAGTCAGCCTCCAAGTCCGTTAGCATCACGTACTACAAAATACatatgagaagaaaaattaaagttagTGGTGTTTCACTTCAACATAAATATGAATTACATTAATGCTGCCAATTACAAGCAACTATGCTACGGAAAATTCAGGCTATGAGAACGAAACTAGCAACATAAGAACAACATATCCTTAAGAGCTCATTGTAGAAAAAGAGAACTAGTTCAACACAATCATCAACATTTTTTTACAATAGGcagaataaattaaattcaaacaACCCCAGTGCTCCAACCCACATACAAAAAAGAATTTCTTCTATCTGGAtcataaattttccactgATTTTGTCTGTATTTATTCATATTAATAACTAGTAATGTGAGGCAGTCTCCTTATGCAATATGGTCAAGTTGTCTAAACTCTAGCtctaaaactaaagagaaaaacagagcCATTGATTAGCAAAAGTATGCAATCCAAATGCATAGCAACTATGAACCGCTGTTTGGAAGCAGAGAAACCAGTAGGAAACTAAGACAGAAAGTTTCAAAACCCTCAAAAATGTCCATTTGCCCATGAAAATTCAGCGCACCTTACAGATCTCAGTAAAGCTCTTCGTTCCAGCGTTAACAAAACAAAGCCAAAAGgcccaagaaaagaaaaattaagaaaaaggagaagcaACGGTGCTAGGGTTTAAAAGTGGCGACATTATTAAGGTTTTAGAGATTAATGATAAAATACCTGGTAAAGGCTTGAGGCGAAGAGGGCAAGGTCGATGCAGAAGCAGATAAGCCAATAGATCAAATCCCAAGCCATGCTCGACGAGTCGACGACACCACGGAGACGGAGGTTTGGCGAGTATTGAGTAGGGGATTCTAGTCTCTCTATGGTACTGTTCTCAAGTTATGCGCCATTTTCAACTGGCCTTTTTCAAATTACtcttaaaaatattttgacaaaaaagaaatactatACGGACCCGTTTGGTTCACAGAACAAATTTGAGGGACGGAATGGAAGATTCACGTTTGGTAATGCCGGGAGATattactatattttttttcacatatttgttttgaataGAAATGGAAAACgaagtttgtataattttccaataatacccatattaaatcaaataaaaaaatgcatttaataatatattgtaattctaaatcaTTAATGGGGACGAAATGATCATAAAAAAATGTGCATTTAATATTGGctcatttttccaaactttcTCATGAGGAGGAAAAACCCATATGCCAAGCAACCATTTCTCATGCATGGAACTATCAAACATTGAAAAGCAATTGATTTTCCATCTCCAAACATTTTTTCTCATGAACCAAACAAGGCCAAAGTCTAGAAAATAATACTTTGTATCTCCTTAATTTCCAAGTAATATTTCATTCCCTTTGTAACATTTTTTTAACTCATATTGTACCAActttaaatattaaagaaaaacaaattgtaTCCAAAAGGAAGTAACAAATAATGTGCAAACATCCATACAGCTGGTAGCAGGCAGTTGGGTGCCACGAGTAAAAGTCTTTCCACTTCGAGATTGTGGATTTGCCCTAACTCTGGTGATGAGAGTTAAGCTTTAGttcatcccaaaaaaaaaaatgcaaggaAGTTTACTCATTTCTCAAGGTCTCGGTtcgatttttcttttggttataTCATTTCTATTAGAGATAAAAATAGAGAGCTGATTTTCCCACTTctcttttgtccacttacactccttttGTTAGAAATTGTACGTTTTCACTCCTCTTTTATCCACTttcattcctttttttttttgttataatcataaataaataaaaatacataacaCCCCCTAAATTATAGGgtcattttcaaattcataCTCAACTTTAGAGACATTTATGAGTACATACTCAAACTCTCAGAAACCCTACAATTTACCCCATCTGTTAGCCAAATTGTTAGTTAATCTGTTAAATGCTAATATGGCAAAAGTGAgacctattttttaattgatgtggactccacataagaaataaaattaacaaaaaattcttttgttgtttaaattaatttaacaataaaaatatagttaaaataaattaaaatccaaCACCACCCTCCTCTAACACCAAAACCTAACAACCACCGCCCCTTCCCCACTAGCTTACTCTTCACCTCCGACGATATCCAAACCCCACCCCACTTAAACCCCCACTGCAACAACCAACCAATTAACCCCTCCCAGATTCAACCTCCACAGCCCCTAAATCCCTCAATCATTCATAGGCAAATCTAAAATCCAAATCCCCAAATCCCTCCGAGCATATAAGTTCAATATGGTGTCGTATTGGCGGCAAGTGACTGGGTTCCAAGACGGCCACGAGACTCGTATTCGAAGCCGGCCATGAGTTCTAGCACCATCGGATGCCTTTGATTGCTTCCAATTCCACGAGATTTATGGAGAACTCAATGAGGGTTTGATAAAGTTTCAGCTTCTCTATTTGATTTCAAGGGTTTTCCCATAGGTTAGAGACAGAGATGACAGAGAGAGTAAGAGACGAAGATGGTCTAGGACCTCCACCCCTATTAGATCTCTCTCCCCATAAAGCTTTTGTTTACTCAAATCCAATGTTTCAAGCTTCATCAAACCTCTAAATAGTCGCAGGAACGCCTCCTAAAAACCCCCAGTTGCTCAAATTTAAAACCTACAAGCTCCTCAACTCCCCAACATTAATCTCACTAGAAAACTTGCTATTGCTCAGGTTCAAAATAGTCAAGTTGGTTAGCTGCACCAAGAGCTCATCTGGAACTTTGCCAGTCAGATTATTGTTGCTCAAATTCAATGATTTGAGCTCTGAAATTGCCCCCAAACTCTACCAAATGGCACTGGCGAAAAAATTCTCTCCCAAATAGAACACCTTCAAGCTTCTAATTCCTCCCCAAAAGGAAGGAACTTGACCCCAAAATCTGCTTCCTTTAACATCAAGAACCTATAGCAAACTGCATATTACAATCCCACC
Above is a genomic segment from Prunus dulcis chromosome 7, ALMONDv2, whole genome shotgun sequence containing:
- the LOC117633517 gene encoding protein cornichon homolog 1-like isoform X2; translated protein: MAWDLIYWLICFCIDLALFASSLYQYVMLTDLEADYINPYELSSRINQLVVPEFVVHIVFCSLFLVTQHWFMFLITVPITCYIVMLFVKQQHLIDVTEVFRVLNTEKKCRLVKLGFYFSLLAIIIVRITIAAFNSLTSEEHAVNIF
- the LOC117633517 gene encoding protein cornichon homolog 1-like isoform X1, which gives rise to MAWDLIYWLICFCIDLALFASSLYQYVMLTDLEADYINPYELSSRINQLVVPEFVVHIVFCSLFLVTQHWFMFLITVPITCYIVMLFVKQQHLIDVTEVFRVLNTEKKCRLVKLGFYFSLLAIIIVRLAISGILFPRSRSEEFDLRASFLEF